From the Geotrypetes seraphini chromosome 8, aGeoSer1.1, whole genome shotgun sequence genome, the window tgtCAGAGATAGAGggaagccctgcggcaccccgcaaATGTTGTCCCAGGTGTGTTTGAATTGACAGATATGGGGCTTTCGTATATATGTGTGTTTTTGTGTAATGATTTTACATGACACTGTGTAGTGAGGCCATGGGATAGTATGTGTTTGTGAAATGGCATGGAGCAAAggatgtgtatgtatatgtaatgGTGTATGTAGGACCTTGTGTTTGCAAGTGGGTTCTAGTTTTTGCAGAGCAGTGTGTGTGATAAATTTGTATGAGTAATTGAACCTGTGAAACTGCGTAGTGTCTGAGGGACATGGTATGTATTTGTCTGTGGGACTGCGTGTGTAGGTGTCTTTGAGTAGTGAAAGTACTTTGAATATTGTGTTTGAGTAGTGGCAACTATGGGATAGCATGTGGGGTGGGGAGCCAAGTTCTCACGGTCTTGTCTGGTCTGTCTCATGCAGCTGCGAGAACGGGTCCCAGAGGCTTCCCTCACACCAGAGTCGGAGCCGTCCTGCCCAGTGCATGCCAACTGTGAGCCCACTAAGGTCAGACTGGAACGGGTACTGCTCTTCCAAGGCATGCAAGAGGTGGAGGTGATTGAGGAATGCGAATGTCATGCCTCCCCAGAGGAATGCATCAGAACGCCAGCCCTGAAGAGCTTCTTCCCTGACACCCCTTTTGAAACCACTGTGGATGTTGGCAAGTGCTCCAATCCCTCTGACCCTGCAGGTATGGAGGGACGAGAGAAAATATATGAGAGAAACAGAGCTTCCAAGGTACCCAGGTCCAGGAGGAAGATTTTAAACTATGACTGAATTTCTGACAATCTTATCCTGAAGTATTTTGGCACCTGCTGCACGGATTTCAAAGGCTAGAATCAAGGACTACACATCCCACACAGTAATATAGTAGATCAGTGTCTCGTAAACTTTgtcgagccagggcacactaaacgtagtggccgcaGCTTGACGTATCCAGAAGTGCGTGAACATCATCCCGTTGGCGTCAGaacatgcgcgaaggccctccagacgggccctgagctgccagcgGGGGGTGCCGGAAGGGAAGACGCATGGAgcgaaggagaggtgctggcgccgacTGATAggctacagcagggctgcccaagtccggtcctcgagatctactggcaggccaggttttcaggatatccacaatgaatatgcatgagagagatttgcctgcactgccttcttggtatgcaaatctctctcattgtggatatcctgaaaacctggcctgccagtagatctcgaggaccggacttgggcagccctggcctacaggatgtgcctctcgccgcatGACTGCTGACGTCACAGAAAGCTCAGACTCTTActcagaaagcatttacaaaacAAACTACAGGGGTCAGAGAGCAGGTTTCCATTTCGTCCCAGGCCAAATAAACTGCCTGATCTTGTCTTGGATCTGCCCTAGTGTATGCATGACTTTTCCCATTTGCTTCCCTAGGAAAATTAGAACAAACCTAGTGTATGCATGACTTTTCCCATTTGTTTCCCTAGGAAAATTAGAGAACTTCAAACCTAGTGTATGCATGACTTTTCCCATTTGCTTCCCTAGGAAAATTAGAACAAACCTAGTGTATGCATGACTTTTCCCATTTGTTTCCCTAGAAAAATTAGAGAACTTCAAACCTAGTGTATGCATGACTTTTCCCATTTGCTTCCCTAGGAAAATTAGAACTTCAAACCTAGTGGATGCATGACTTTTCCCATTTGCTTCCCTAGGAAAATTAGAACTTCAAATCTATGCATGCAGTTGGGTGAACTGAATGAAGCTTCCAACCCAgctcagagagaggagggagaattGCAGAGAGGCAAAGGACTGCACAGAtcacaggcagtggcatagcaagggtggacGGTGCCCGGTGCGATGGCGCCCCCCTCGCCctcttcttcaagtttcaagtttattagcatttgatgaatcgcttatataagatttctaagcgatgtacagtttaaaagccACCAGGTGGTGGTCTCACATACAATTTGAACGAGTTAATCGTAAGacaaacaataaaaatcaaaagGCATTATAACAATTGAAATAAGAACAAACATGAGTGAGTAGGAAAGGAGGGCAAAGTTACAATATCATTATCTATTGAAgtttacataaaagggaaaacacaataaGGAGCGAAGGGGATTGGTGAGTTTAAAAGTTACAACAaagtataaaaattaaaatgtgcCATATTACGTATCAAACGCGTcttgaaatagaaaggtttttaaaattttcttaaaggataaaagatctttttcatttctaatatagtttggtagggaattccataatgtgggggccataacggaaaatatatcatttcttcttgtgccaataattttcaaggaggggatTGATAATAAATTTGAGGAGGATGATCGTAAAGAGCATGAGGCATTATATGGGAtaatcatttttgatataaattgtggttcattgaaaATTAGTGTTTTATAtaccaaaaatataattttaaaggtaattcggtgggaaatgggaagccaatgtgatttaatcattaatggtgtgacgtgatcatattttttcgctttatggattaattttattgcagtattttgaattaactgaagtcgtcttttttctttctgagttatgttgattaaaagagagttacaataatcaattttggataTGATCAAAGAGTGGACCAGAATATTGATCGATTTAGAGTCTAGGAAAGTGGAAATTGAACGGATAAGACGTAGTCTATGAaagcatgatttaactatttcactGATATGACTGTGAAATGATAAGTCTACGTCGACTATAACTCCAAGGATTTTCAGTTTAGGAACAGATTCCAGAGGGGTGTTGCCTAGAATAAATGGTGAAATTGGTGTTAAGTTTCCTTTCCAGGTAAAAAACATGGTTTTAGATTTTTGAATGTTCAGAGCCAGCTTGTTACAACTTAACCAGTCTTTTATTGATTCAAGTTTTTCATTAATGGCTtttatttcttcatctttttctggGTTGAAGGGATGTAAGAGTTGAATATCGTCTGCGTAGGAAAAAGATGTAAAGCCTAGTGATTGCGAGATGGTAAGAAGTGGTGATAAGAAAATGTTGAATAAAAGAGGTGACAGTATTGATCCTTGCAGTACTCCATAGGTTGAAGTGTAATTTGAAGAATAGACGTCATTGAATTTGACTCGGGAAGAACAGTCTGATAGGAAGGAAGTTAACCACTTTAGAACTTGACCATCTATGCCTAATGATTTCATCCGATTTAATAAGAGTTCGTGGTCAATTGTATCGAACGCAGCAGATAAATCTAATGAGAAAAGGGCTACAGATTTGTGATGGTCGAGAAAATAATGGATATTTGTTACAAGACCGATCATCGAGTATTCTGTACTGTGATGTTttcgaaaacctgtttggttaGGGTGAAGGGCGTTCGAAGATTCAATAAAATCTGAGAGTTGTTCGAAAACTAGTTTTTCGGTTAGTTTCATTAGAAATGGTAAGTTGGAGATAGGGCGGTAATTAGAGGTATCATCTTGACTAATTTTAAAGTTTTTTATTATTGGTGTGACAATTGAAGTTTTCCAAGAGATAGGAACAGATGCTGAGAGAAGACTGTTTTAGATAAGAGAAAGAATAAAAGGGCCGAAGTGGTCAAAGAATTTCTTTAGATAAAATGGGGGGATAATTTCTAGTGGAGAACCTTTTAAATTAATTGATTTGAGGTATCCTTCAATTTCTCCTAAGGATGATGTTTTGAAGTTAATACACCCCTGCTGTGtgcgcttcccttcccttctcccctactTGTTTAGCTTCCCTGGGTGAGcggcatctctaacttgctgcctgtgACGGCATTGgttttccttctgatgtcacttcctagtcgcaggacccggaagtgacatcagaggggagcacCAAGGCCGGCACGAGGAGCAGGTTGGAGCTTCTGCTTGCAtcggcgaagagctagaggtatgatGAGGGTGAGttgaaggtgtgtgtgtggcagGGGAGAAGTGGGGGatgcagagaggagaagaggtgctggcaccACCATCAAAACAGCGCTCAGGACGgtccacacacccctccccctccccctactatgccactgatcacaGGGAAGGAGACAACTGGAGGTCCTTTATGAGAATGGAAtggaaaagagagacagacaaacaagagcTACCAACTTACCCATTTCAAGGAGAGAGACGTTTTAGCCAGTCCTGGTtaaaacttacatcccaaagcagtgtggtacATAGGTGccagttgttgggtttttttttgggggggggagtttgcatacccccaatattgagcactCTTCTTTACGCTATCCTGTGAGGAGCAATTTGCTTTgaaaattttgaaaagttggcttctgTGGTGAGGTATGTGTAGTCCCTGATTCTACCTATTGAAATCAATGCAGCAGGTCCCAATTCATCATGGAGTATAGAGGAAGGAGGATTAATTAGGTGTATTTTAAAAGCACAACTTATTTGAAGATGGAAATTCTTCTAATTTAAAGCACTGATTACATAACTCACTCTTTCCAAACACATAAGCTATCTTCAGTGTGGCTTAAAAGTCCTGTGTGCAGCTGGGAATGAAAGACTCCTCTTGAAAGATTTGTACTGCTGGTTTCAAAGGAAGGTGTCTTGCAGCTGAAAGTCAGACAGTAGATCAAGAACTTGGAATAACTGAGAAATGTATTCTCCTGAAATGCGTTATTAAGGCCACTTGGTATTAGACTCTGTCTTGTTCCTCCTCTTGGGTAATTCATGTATGGCGCTTTTTTGGAGATCTTCATGTTAGCGCTGGCTGGCTGGTTCCAGAGCtaaaggtaaaagaaagggagagagatgtacTGGACTTGGTctaggggggagggagataaggGCTGGCTAGAACTGGAAGGAAGAGACAAAGAGGGTGCTGGACCTGCAAGGTGGGGGTGTGTGACTGGAGCTAGAAGGAATGGAGGGTGATGCTGGACCCATGTgggagggggctggggctggagctggagggaagggaaagaggttcTGGACTCCTGGGGGGGTGACTGGAActggaggaaagagaagggaatggaaagagagatgcagggaggaggaaagaaaagagaatggaaagagagatgctgagtagagaatgacacagggggatctatctccatccccgtaAACTCtgtctctgtcctcatctgcataagcctcaaaaacttttttcctgtgtcattctctaatgctgatccaaggggatgaaggaattGAAATACTGAACACTgtgcagggagggaggaatgctGAATGAGGGTGTAAATGGACACAGAGGGGCAATgccagtgctgcgtgcatctggtagcgctatagaaataattaatagtagtaatagtagtttaTGGACATAGagggaagatggctagacatgggggagaataggaacacagaaaGGAGATGCTGGACTTGAAGGGGCATAGggacacagggggagggaagagggacatagaatgatgatgaaggcagggagatgggcacaggagaAATATTAGAAAGAGAAGTATAGCTTTATGCTACTGAGGCATAATGCTAATCCCTGAGGCAGATGATATAGATTGAAATAGTCTAAGAGCAATTGGTTGAGCATCGGGATGATGAAAGTTTTGCCAGCGCTGGAACAAAGATGAACCTATAAGCTGCCAttgggaaaaaaatatatattttttgaaaagttttggAATTATCACAGATGTTAAGAAGTTGAAAGAAATTATAATATCATAGATTTGTGTTTAAgtggtttagttttaatttgtgaagTTAAGGGGTGGACATATGGGGATCTGGAATAACTGTGTGTTATAAGAGATCCTCTGATCTTACACATCGAAAATTGTATGATGTCTTTCACCCCAAAGATATACTGTAGCTCATTACAGCATACAAGTTTATCATTTTTGAGTGTTAAGTGATTAATCGTAATTTTTTGTCTCAACCCCTTGGTCTTTGTTTTGATGTTGCATACGAATGTGCCATGGCATACAGGTTGGTCTCTAACCCCTCATTCATCTGACGTGCATGCAAGTAAAGTGCAAATGTTCTTGCCTTTTCCTTCTTAGGTTAGGCTTCCTAGTATTGCACTAGCAGCCCTCAGCAGTAATTTCTAACAGGTTGGCATGAAATTTTCCCTCACTCTCTTCCCCAGGACTCTTCTGTTCTCCTACGAAGTTTGACACAGTTGTGGTAAAAAGTCCAAATGGAGCAGAGCTAGTCCAAACAACAAAGAGGTGTGAGCTGAAAGAAACCTGCTATCGAGTCCGCCACTTGGAGTATTATTATGAAGTTCTGTTCAGCGCCAATGGAAACAAGGAAGAGACACTGAAGGTACAGGAAGTTTAATGATTTCATTGGATGCTATATAACTCATTTCATTAATTAAATGTCTACCATCGGATTGCAAGTGATTATGTTGTTTATTTGCACATTTCTGAGTGTGAACCACCACGCTGGTTGTCCTTCAATTTATTTAACTTTTAAATTGCTTGGCAGGGTGGTCCAGACACCCCAGTAGGCTGTGGGGCCAACCCATATGTAACTGATTAAAATACAAATGAAACAACCCAGGTTTTGACATGCTGATTCCCTTTCACAAAGTGAAGGAGGGAGTTAAGGAAGCCAAAACGTTTTATATGCAAACAGCTCCTCGGCCCTTTTATCCACCTTATTTTctgagatttttgttttgttttgctttacaAATGTTGCAGGAAATTGATGTTGGCAGATGTTTGGGAGGCTGTTCCTCGGGAAATCACTGTCTGCTCAGGTAAGCACAGCTGCTCCCTCTCCTCCTGGCCTTTACTATAACACTGTAATTCAAAGGAGCTGTCCTGAGAGGGACAGTCCAAACAAGCAGACTTTTTGAAGCCTTCttatttagcattttttttttttcaattaatgtaaaaaagaaaagaacttgcTTTGAGCTGTTCACTTGTGCTGCTATGAAAATTCATGGATTGGGTCCAAATTTAGGGTAAGTAAGGTAGAACATAGCTCTGGCACCCACCTTATCCTCCTTATTTTCCTCTTAGATTAAGATTTTTTGCACTTGAAAAAAAAGGGTACACTTACTCCAACTATAAATGTGTATTTAACTGTGTTTATAATTTAGGAGGCACTGAGGTGTTGAAAAGTTATATACAGTTACATAGATTGTGTTTATCCTTTCTCTAAccgtgggctagattcactaagcaaaccgatcatgtaccgattggtatgcaacccctttgcgacctgatttccctccggcccgattcacttgccactctgctgaccatcctccgatccgcgcatgcaaatgaggggaacagcatgcaaagtaggcaagcCTCTGATATGCAGTAAATCTACTATGTGCAAGCGTATCAGAGGCTTGCTCCAGTCTTGTTCTTCACCTTGGACTCTTCGAGATTGATAATCAATTCCATAATACTCACTACTTGTCCACGACTGGACCTTTGAAAAAGGCTTGTcagccgaaacacagcccgtgtcgggTCACGGTAGTCTTTTATATGTTTGATGTGGACTAATTTTACCATTGTTCGAAGATATctagaagaaataaaggaaagtcaagaacattgtgtttctcCACAGCTTGTTTTCTTTTGGATTATAATATGGCTGCTTTGTTGCTGACATTTCAATAAATATGATTTCAAATATAAAATACCTTCTCCTGGCTGACTTTGGTTCCCAGATCTTGCATTTGCCACCTGTCCACCCAGAGCCTGgcattccccccccaaaaaataaaacaacacctTTTTTATGGACTATTTCCATTTGTTACTAGTCATTCGTCACAGCTCCTACAACATAGTACCTTAGATCAATCTTCTAATATTCCTCAGTCCTGTTTATCAGTCATTCTTAGTTGGTACTCCAAATTGGGAGTCTTTCCAGACTCAGACACAATTCTCCATAACAAAAACCCTCTCTTCTATGAGATTAACATCTTATCTTGATCTGATGCCTGAAATCTGGTTAAGTCTacagctgtcaaaacagcagtcagagaggccaaactccggatggaagagaacgtagcaaagaacattaaaaagggggataaatccttcttcaggtatattaaagacagaaaaaggaacacagatgggatagtgcacCTTAGGACACCAGACGGGAACtctgtagaatcggactccgataaagccaaattactaaatgaatacttctgctcagtctttacctgcgaggcaccggaatccggtccacagttgcagacaaaggaaagcacagaagacccatttcgaaattttgagtttacgtccagcagcgtctactatgaactatcaaggctcaaagtgaacaaagccatgggaccagacaaactacatcccagggtgcttagggaattgagagatatcctggcggaaccattatctgcgctcttcaatctttccctaagtacaggaagagtcccattggactggaaaacagctaacgtcattccactccacaaaaagggatgcaggacggaggccgcgaattacagaccggtgagtctcacattgataatgagtaaacttatggaaacactaatcaaacacaaattagacacgatcctggacGATGAGAacctacgagatccccatcaacatggattaacaaagggaaggtcctgccaatccaatctaatcagcttctttgactgggtaacgaaaaaagctggatatgggggagtcccaggacgtcgtgtacttggacttcagtaaggcttttgatagtgtcccataccgcaggttattaagcaagatgagtttgatgggattaggaggaacattaactgcatgggttaacaattggctcagaggtagacttcagagggtggtggtgaacggtactctTTCCGAAACATTGGAAGTGATCAGTGGTgtgtcgcagggctcggtcttgggtccgatcctatttagcATCTTCATAAaagacctggctcaggggcttcgaggtaaaattacattatttgccgatgatgccaaactatgcaacatagtaggcaaaagcacagtgcccaactgtatgatgcaggacctactcttactggaacagtggtccataacttggcaactaagttttaatgccaaaaagtgtaaggtcatgcaccttggcagcagaaatccatgcagaaattacaccctaaatggtgagaccttagcaagaactgcagcagaacgagacttgggagtgatcattagtgaaaacatgaagactgccaatcaagtggagaaagcttcatccaaggctagacaaatgatgggttgtttccgaagaagtttcatcagccggaagtccgatgttataatgccgttgtacagatccatggtgagacctcatctggaatattgtgtacaattctggaggccgcattatcaaaaagatgtactgagagttgagtcggttcagcgaatggccactaggatggtttcaggactcaaggatctctcatatgaggaacgactgggtaaattgcagctatactcactcgaggaacgcagggagaggggtgacatgattgagacgttcaaatatgtcacgggccgtattgaggtagaagaaaatatcttttttcttaaaggacctacggcaacaagagggcatccaatgaaaatcaggggtgggagatttcatagcgacatcaggaagtattacttcaccgaaagagtcattgatcattggaatgatctttcaCTGCAGGTAATTaaagccagcagcgtgctagattttaagaaaaaaatgggataagcatgtgggatcacttcaaggaagaaattaggggggtgggtcattagagtgggcagacttgttgggccatggcccttttctgctgccattttctatgttactatgtttctaaaaATCCAAACCATGGTTTTGTTCAATTTATCTTGTCCATGGTTAACCAAAGTCTATCAACCGAGACTATCCCCATCATTGAAAGACAGCCATTTGTATTCAACCACTACAGACTGGAATCTAATCTTTCCTGTCTTTCAAAcattacagaaaaaaaatggtctATTTACAACTCAGCGACTACATCAAAAAGATGCTAGCATTGCATCCAAGATAGTCTGGTTTTAGACCACACTGTAGCATAGAAACAGTAAGAGCCTCTGTTCTCAGTGAGGTTTATTCTCAATTTGAACTCGGCCATATTGTCCTGGCTATCTCACTCGATTTTTCTGCCGCCTTCAGTCTGGTTAACTGCTCTTTACTTCTCTCAAGCCTCTCAGAATTAGGTATATCCACAGAATTAGGTATATCCAGTACAGTTTATTATTAGTTCAAATCATTTCTTCATGACAGATCTTCTAGTTCTCATTTTTCATCAATTAGGCAACTACATTGTGGTGTTCCACAGGAAtccatattatcccaggacaagcaggtagcctattctcaacatgtgggtgacgtcatccacggagcccggatgtggacagcttcgcaagcagacttgcttgaagaattttagaaagtttgtgactgctgcaccgcacatgcgcgagtgccttcctgcctgacgcagggcacgcgtctcctcagttctcagttttccgcggaaccGAGAAGTCCTATTTCAATGCTCTGCactagactcagttctactttgtgccttctctcaccatggCTCGTGTATTATTTTcttacagggtcgctgtgtttctttgcgcattttcattttttaaaaaaaacttaattttatttttcctttgtgtCACGGCAGGGCTTGCTTCGCAGCCTCAGTCTGCTGGCTTTGATCTCACTGAGGCTATTTTTCCATTTATGTCTCAGctggtcacaggcttcaagaagtgttcCATTGCCAGCGCgcaatctccctcactgacccacataggtggtgtgttcagtgtttgggacctgaccatcgtcCGGAGTCGTGTGCCCGCTGTGCCATCAAACATGGTCGAGTTCAGGTGGAGAAACTCTTCGGCAGTATGGATCCACTTACCCCGGTCTCGACTTTGACCTCGAATCTGGTCAAGCTTCTCACGGGGGTTCTGCCTTCTACCTCGACCTTAATCAAACTCTCCTCATTTGGGGGGGTCCTCATCCTCGGGTAAATCTGCTAAGTCTTATCCTGAGGAGCCGCTTTCCTCactgcctccctcaggtcaggtacCAGCAGCGGTTATCAAGCcgcccaagaagcatgtctccaagttgaagagtcattcttcctcctcttcctcggagactatagccataccaaatgtaccagatcaaGTCTCGGTGTCACATTTGCACGCTATGATCCAGACCATTATGGCtcaggagtttggtaatatgcttgccaaacataCTCCTACCTTCACTCTGCTTCCTGTAGTCCAGTCTGAGCACttagcagtatcacaaggagttgagtccttggcagtgcctcgagctgaatttacccactctatacaaggagttgagtccttgggaGTGACTCAAGAGgattcttcacactctatgcaaggaggcgagtctttgtgagtgtctcgTCTGGAGTATAAGCATGCTActcaaggagctgagtccttgtcagtgcctcAAGATACCTTGACACAAGGAGCTCAGTCCTTTGTGGTGTCTCAATCTTGATCTCCAGCCTCCAGCCTTCCTTCCTCGCTTAAGGTGTTGCCCTTTCCGAGGCATAGGGCGAAAACTCCTTGACGTTCCTTTCAGCAGGACCTACCTGGTTCAaggcacagttctccacatcagtcGAGGCATCGATCAAGATACAGGTCCTCTTCTCAAGACAGGCCTTGTTTCTCCAGGTCTCAAGACTCTTCGAGGCCTCCTTCTCCGAAGTCAAGGACACCACCTCCAGAGCCTTACACCTATActtcttctcctgcgagggattctctccattctctcagtgagtcatctatacctgcatattcagacctcaggtatcagtactccagagaagTACTGCCTTGCGAGGCGTTTCGAGGTCACCTTCTTCCCCTCAAGgtcaccttcctcagagcagatatctttttctttGTTCCTACGTCAAATGAGTAAGGACCTCAATATTACTTTGGACTCTAATTCCAAATACTCTAcagagtatttagaggaaatgggtATGCCTCATCCTCCTGCAGAGTCTCTTAAATTGCCCGTCagtagacttctttctcaaactttcaagcggaatcttgaaacaccttattccattcctgctgtaccaGGGAACCTGTgagaaatctcagttatcccatcagtcccttctcATGAAGTCTTCTCTGAAAAGGACCAATCCTGAtaaagtttatgccactgtccctcctggaagagagggtaggaccatggacaagtttgctCGTCGTTTGTATCAAAATTCTCTTATGGcaactagagttttgaattacaattttattttcacttcttatttcaagcatttggttgacaTCCTGCCTGAATTTTGCAAATATATTCCTCAACATCATCTTCCAGAGTTTCAGCATGTGACTACCACTCTGGCTCAACTCCGaatgcatctccttcaatcttcctatgatgcatttgaactttcctcgagggtTACTGCCTTCTCAGTGGCAATGCACCGGCTTGCCTGGCTCCGCACTGTAGagatggaccccaatcttcaagatcgtctggccaacatctcttgtcagggcaatgaattgtttgatgactccatcaaGGCAGCTACTAAATGATTGAACATGAGAAATTGTTTGCTTCCATCATTCgacctaagcctaagccttctaCCTCTAAAGGCTTCAGGTCtcttccatcttaccagaggcattttccacagagagcagctccttatacacgagagcctcctaagaaacaaccaaaacagcagcagcaaaGGCATCAAAAACCTTAGAATCCTGCTGCGCCTAAGGCCTCTCAACCTTTTTAaccatctaatacagagcataatctccatcgttctgcctctgttctctccccttcccattggaggtcatctccatcatttttaccaccgctgGGGGATCATTAgatcagacctctgggtgctgtctatCCTCAAGGAAGGATACGCTCTTTGTTTCCTCcagattccaccagatcttcctccaagagagtatccttccaattcatTGCAGAccaccctttttcttcaggaagctcaagctctactTCGTCTCCGtcccatcgaggaagttcccttagAACAGTAGAGCAggaggttttactcccgttacttcctagttccaaagaagatgggtgatctgcgccctatcttggatctcagagtgctcaacaaatttttagtcaaagaaaaattcagaatgttgtctctggcatccttatatccccttctagatcagaacgattagttatttctctagatctcaaagaggcttacactcacattcccattcatccagcctctcgacagttcctcagatttcgggtgggaattctgcatttccaatacagagtgctccccttcggcctggcatcatctccaagagtcttca encodes:
- the LOC117365482 gene encoding uncharacterized protein LOC117365482, with protein sequence MKHLSRTLVHFSVLLCGLTAGSAAMINRQGERRNLFAERGCCKRQSHFIYIGQDISGSPVSIDVGLCRPHCGSTQRYNSAFSGFPKHPSMLDFLKTKKLRERVPEASLTPESEPSCPVHANCEPTKVRLERVLLFQGMQEVEVIEECECHASPEECIRTPALKSFFPDTPFETTVDVGKCSNPSDPAGLFCSPTKFDTVVVKSPNGAELVQTTKRCELKETCYRVRHLEYYYEVLFSANGNKEETLKEIDVGRCLGGCSSGNHCLLRDSQSKSQCLVWAEGASAGCVPQEYEAYTFRSRNGHIRTIFSIKTCKCQA